Proteins from one Halopseudomonas pelagia genomic window:
- a CDS encoding CheR family methyltransferase: MTEAFEKVEDIEIRLLLEALYHRYHYDFRSYAMSSVRRRLRQVRDNLGFATISAMQERVLHDPQMLPIMLRYLTVQVSEMFRDPSYFRAIRETVVPHLRTYPSLKVWIAGCSTGEELYSLVILFREEGLEERTLFYATDINPEALAQAEAGVYELERMRLFTENHRQAGGKTSLSDYYHSGYNRCVLDKSLRRNVVFSDHSLVTDQVFGEMHLVSCRNVMIYFDRVLQDRAVGLFKDSLPRNAFLGLGAKESLRFSEHADAFRDFVREEKIYQRTGS, translated from the coding sequence ATGACCGAGGCCTTTGAGAAGGTCGAGGACATCGAGATACGTCTGTTGCTCGAAGCGCTCTACCATCGCTACCACTATGACTTTCGCAGCTATGCGATGTCCTCGGTCCGGCGGCGGCTGCGTCAGGTCCGGGATAATCTGGGGTTTGCGACCATCTCCGCCATGCAAGAGCGGGTGCTGCATGATCCTCAGATGCTGCCGATCATGTTGCGCTACCTCACCGTCCAGGTCAGCGAGATGTTCCGCGATCCGAGCTATTTCCGTGCCATCCGCGAAACCGTAGTGCCGCATCTGCGCACCTATCCTTCGTTGAAGGTCTGGATTGCCGGGTGCAGTACCGGCGAGGAGCTCTATTCCCTGGTGATTCTGTTCCGCGAAGAGGGTCTGGAAGAGCGCACGCTGTTCTATGCTACCGATATCAATCCCGAAGCCCTGGCCCAGGCTGAGGCCGGGGTTTACGAGCTCGAGCGGATGCGCCTGTTCACCGAAAATCACCGGCAGGCCGGCGGCAAGACATCGCTATCGGATTACTATCACAGCGGCTATAACCGCTGCGTGCTGGACAAGAGCCTGCGTCGCAATGTGGTGTTTTCCGACCACAGTCTGGTGACGGATCAGGTGTTTGGCGAGATGCACTTGGTCTCCTGCCGCAACGTCATGATCTATTTTGACCGCGTTTTGCAGGACCGTGCAGTGGGACTGTTCAAGGACTCCCTGCCGCGCAATGCCTTTCTGGGGCTTGGCGCCAAGGAAAGCCTGAGGTTCTCCGAGCATGCCGATGCGTTTCGCGATTTTGTGCGAGAAGAGAAAATTTACCAGAGGACCGGCTCATGA
- a CDS encoding hybrid sensor histidine kinase/response regulator: protein MPVKFLLVDDLAENLLSLEALLRRDDLELLMAKSGDEALELLLHHDFALALIDVQMPGLNGFELAELMRGNERTRRIPIIFVTAGTHSAERRFQGYEAGAVDFIQKPIEPDILRSKTEVFFEIFRQRQMIAEQRDLLQAQAQALQLSDKRKDEFLAVLAHELRNPMAALQGGLQLLLRKPEGPQADRIGSLMQDQMTHLFRLVDDLLDASRITQGKIELRTAPFDLRDAVLAAVEMARPVIEAQDHALSLHLGDHRIELLADQVRITQCIANLLNNSAKYTPPGGRIDVTVEDTPDAFRVTVADNGLGLTPEASAAIFRMFEQVEGHLAHSHGGLGIGLALVKQLIELHGGSIEASSDGPNLGSAFTLEMPKVLIRNGQTLSSSAVLS from the coding sequence ATGCCGGTCAAATTTCTACTCGTTGATGATCTCGCGGAAAACCTGCTGTCTCTGGAGGCGCTGCTTCGCCGCGATGATCTCGAGCTGCTAATGGCCAAATCCGGTGACGAAGCGCTGGAGCTATTGCTGCATCACGACTTTGCGCTGGCACTGATCGACGTACAGATGCCGGGTCTTAACGGTTTCGAACTGGCCGAACTGATGCGCGGCAATGAGCGTACGCGACGTATTCCGATCATCTTCGTCACCGCAGGCACGCATAGCGCGGAGCGCCGGTTTCAGGGTTATGAAGCTGGGGCGGTGGATTTTATTCAGAAGCCGATAGAGCCCGACATTCTGCGTAGCAAGACCGAAGTCTTTTTCGAGATTTTCCGCCAGCGGCAGATGATTGCCGAGCAGCGGGATCTGCTTCAGGCGCAGGCGCAGGCGTTACAGCTGTCTGACAAGCGCAAGGACGAGTTTCTGGCCGTGCTGGCGCATGAGCTGCGCAACCCCATGGCTGCCCTGCAGGGCGGATTGCAGCTGTTGCTGCGCAAGCCTGAAGGGCCGCAGGCGGACCGGATAGGCAGCCTGATGCAGGATCAGATGACGCACCTCTTCCGTCTGGTGGACGACCTGCTGGACGCCTCGCGCATTACCCAGGGCAAGATCGAGCTGCGCACCGCGCCATTTGACCTGCGCGATGCCGTATTGGCCGCGGTAGAAATGGCCCGGCCAGTGATCGAGGCGCAGGATCACGCTCTCAGCCTGCACCTGGGCGACCACCGCATCGAGCTGTTGGCCGATCAGGTGCGTATCACTCAATGCATCGCCAACCTGCTGAATAATTCCGCCAAATACACGCCGCCTGGCGGCCGCATCGATGTTACTGTTGAAGACACCCCTGACGCTTTCCGCGTGACCGTTGCCGACAATGGCCTGGGGTTGACGCCTGAGGCATCAGCCGCGATTTTCCGGATGTTTGAACAGGTGGAAGGTCACCTCGCGCATTCTCATGGCGGGCTGGGTATTGGTCTTGCGCTGGTCAAACAGTTGATAGAGTTGCATGGTGGCAGTATTGAAGCCTCAAGCGATGGCCCGAACCTGGGCAGTGCGTTCACGCTTGAGATGCCCAAGGTATTGATCCGAAATGGCCAGACTCTCAGCTCTAGCGCTGTGCTTAGCTGA
- a CDS encoding chemotaxis protein CheB, with protein sequence MTSTAKGAVIIGASAGALEALSLILPALPATFPLPIFVIVHVPPHKPSVLADIFNAKCRLRAIEVEDKEPIEPGVIYFAPPNYHMLFEDQSSLALSNEDEVLFSRPSIDVAFESAAEVWGAELIGIILTGANQDGARGLQAISKAGGTVIVQNPEDAYAKAMPETAIAFSPQAQVLSIADISAYLMSNSG encoded by the coding sequence ATGACAAGCACGGCCAAGGGCGCAGTGATCATTGGCGCTTCAGCAGGCGCGTTAGAAGCGCTGTCACTTATCCTGCCGGCACTGCCAGCCACTTTTCCGTTGCCGATTTTCGTGATTGTGCACGTGCCGCCACACAAGCCCAGCGTGCTGGCAGATATCTTCAATGCCAAATGCCGGCTCCGGGCGATCGAGGTGGAAGACAAGGAGCCGATAGAGCCCGGGGTCATCTACTTCGCTCCGCCCAATTATCATATGCTGTTCGAAGACCAGTCGAGCTTGGCGCTGTCGAATGAGGATGAAGTACTGTTCTCGCGTCCCTCGATCGATGTGGCCTTTGAAAGCGCGGCCGAGGTCTGGGGTGCCGAGTTGATCGGGATCATCCTCACCGGAGCCAATCAGGATGGAGCCAGAGGCTTGCAAGCCATTTCAAAAGCGGGCGGTACTGTGATCGTCCAGAATCCCGAGGATGCCTACGCCAAGGCGATGCCCGAGACTGCGATTGCGTTTTCTCCGCAGGCGCAGGTCTTGTCTATTGCGGACATTTCCGCCTACCTGATGAGTAACTCTGGATGA